A single window of Amyelois transitella isolate CPQ chromosome 17, ilAmyTran1.1, whole genome shotgun sequence DNA harbors:
- the LOC106143442 gene encoding ralBP1-associated Eps domain-containing protein 1 has translation MEDLNLTETEMRYFGDLFLCCDEESNGKIPILKATELFRSSNVSNDVLKQIMDISVAPNNCSALNHMNRKQFYSALKLIAAHQTNLSLKPELLSTALDLPLPRFTWALNSEANADLIQLSNSPKEQHIPKRERGFGNTLGAYEPIRVSSNLSDSDGPPALSHDATEALSTDSEMESETMSQRSDSRGRRGKNGSPWSTASESPTPTNSVAERVHPVWEHSATGRGVWPANTGEEHAQLLGTEEESSDRHSSEEEGDVDGGEDVWAISEAQARHYAAQFAQLRPECGLLSGQTAKLFFEKSRLSVPDLRKIWQLSDITKDGKLTLEEFSIAMHLIVLRRNNMPVPDVLPACLVPKVDSRFSQQAVTTDLVDLGSDMFSSGSSADFSFVNKPENDPYESKPKKPDERPPSLSPKPEPQVNNKEWTKFVDSPTSSVSSPGPKPVNFDFHKSALERDPKIFHPVALRVTPDANSLPTHGEGDMRSSTSPRRDDFAHAFELASPKRLNSQPPVEPPPNGNPEIKSIQRPQPKKPLKTAGVLPPPPARESSVHADDGPQSLQYAPKKEPPPPPPPRPLRNHTRSSSLDLNRFKGAGQPPPQPPPRMSPSAASPPTRRALVNQRSEGEPAFPPDAFAPREYEGEGFGYNREDAPKMHGAFEVYRKPSRESSNEADPDVKSLQEQNAVLHRVCRALCAELADVQREREALRVRLDHSAPV, from the exons TGGAGGATCTCAATTTGACAGAAACCGAAATGAGATATTTCGgtgatttgtttttatgttgtGACGAGGAGTCTAATGGTAAAATACCAATTTTAAAGGCAACGGAGCTATTCAGATCTTCAAACGTATCGAATGATGTCCTCAAACAG ATCATGGACATTAGTGTGGCGCCAAACAACTGTTCGGCGTTGAATCATATGAATAGGAAACAGTTTTATTCAGCTTTGAAACTAATAGCAGCCCACCAAACAAATTTGTCATTGAAGCCAGAGTTGCTGTCAACTGCCCTTGACCTGCCACTTCCGCGGTTTACGTGGGCCCTTAATTCTGAAGCTAATGCCGATTTAATACAATTGTCGAATTCGCCAAAGGAGCAACACATACCTAAAAGAGAGAGAGGTTTTGGAAATACATTGGGTGCTTATGAGCCCATAAGAGTTTCATCAAATTTGTCTGACAGTGATGGGCCTCCAGCCTTGTCACACGATGCCACTGAAGCATTGAGTACAGACTCGGAGATGGAATCTGAAACAATGTCACAAAGATCTGATTCACGAGGG CGCCGAGGGAAGAATGGATCTCCATGGAGCACAGCTAGTGAAAGTCCCACGCCGACCAACAGTGTAGCAGAGCGGGTGCATCCTGTATGGGAGCACAGCGCGACCGGGCGCGGAGTGTGGCCCGCCAACACTGGAGAGGAGCATGCGCAACTACTAG GTACCGAAGAAGAATCATCAGATCGTCACTCGTCTGAGGAGGAGGGCGATGTCGACGGTGGGGAGGACGTGTGGGCGATCAGTGAAGCGCAGGCGCGTCACTACGCGGCGCAGTTCGCCCAGCTGCGGCCAGAGTGCGGCTTGCTGTCAGGACAGACTGCTAA acTATTCTTTGAGAAATCTCGACTGTCCGTGCCTGACCTGCGGAAGATTTGGCAGCTATCGGATATCACCAAAGACGGGAAGCTGACGTTAGAGGAGTTCAGTATAGCGATGCATCTCATCGTGTTGAGGAGGAACAACATGCCTGTGCCGGACGTGTTGCCCGCGTGTCTTGTACCTAAG gTTGACTCCCGGTTCTCCCAGCAAGCAGTGACCACCGACCTTGTGGACCTGGGCTCAGACATGTTCAGTTCAGGGTCCTCCGCAGACTTCAGTTTCGTGAATAAGCCAGAGAACGACCCCTACGAGAGCAAACCGAAGAAGCCCGACGAACGGCCGCCGTCCTTATCGCCCAAACCTGAACCGCAAGTGAACAACAAGGAGTGGACGAAATTCGTCGACTCACCCACTTCAAGCGTGTCGAGCCCCGGCCCCAAACCGGTCAACTTTGATTTCCACAAGTCCGCTTTAGAAAGAGATCCAAAGATTTTCCATCCCGTCGCGTTGAGGGTGACTCCTGACGCCAATTCGTTGCCAACTCACGGCGAAGGCGATATGAGGTCGAGCACGTCACCGAGGAGAGACGACTTCGCGCACGCGTTCGAACTCGCTAGCCCTAAGCGACTGAACTCCCAACCACCAGTTGAACCGCCGCCAAACGGGAACCCAGAAATCAAGTCCATTCAGCGACCGCAGCCGAAGAAGCCGCTGAAGACAGCCGGAGTGCTACCACCGCCTCCCGCGCGGGAATCTTCAGTTCACGCCGACGACGGCCCGCAGTCGCTACAGTACGCGCCAAAGAAGGAGCCCCCGCCGCCTCCACCACCGAGGCCGCTACGGAACCACACGAGATCCAGTTCCTTAGACCTTAACAGGTTCAAAGGTGCCGGTCAACCGCCGCCACAACCCCCGCCAAGGATGTCTCCTTCGGCTGCTTCACCGCCAACCAGACGCGCCCTCGTGAACCAGCGAAGCGAAGGGGAGCCCGCGTTCCCGCCCGACGCCTTCGCCCCTCGCGAGTACGAGGGCGAGGGCTTCGGCTACAACCGCGAGGACGCTCCAAAAATGCACGGCGCGTTCGAAGTGTACCGGAAACCGTCGCGAGAGTCCTCCAACGAGGCGGACCCGGACGTGAAGTCGCTGCAGGAACAGAACGCGGTGCTGCACCGCGTGTGCCGCGCTCTGTGCGCCGAGCTGGCCGACGTGCAGCGCGAGCGGGAGGCGCTGCGGGTGCGGCTCGACCATTCAGCGCCAGTCTAG